From a region of the Emcibacter sp. SYSU 3D8 genome:
- a CDS encoding site-specific DNA-methyltransferase: MAKKPIEVETLQHGAAKRRNIPTAELEGVMREDERSPIRLAYERRNRDLDPQLVWRGKDEQDWSDLIVQAPPLYIQEKVHPKVLIDDLLRQSKARARQEADKSGSGMPDLFADFNGLPDREAATEFYQHNAHWTNRMILGDSLQVMASLAEREGLRGQVQCIYLDPPYGIKFNSNFQWSTTSRDVKDGSKDHISREPEQVKAFRDTWRDGIHSYLTYLRDRLTVGRDLLAETGSIFVQIGDENVHRVRAVMDEVFGSDNFCNLIGFKKTGGLISGFLPSTGDYLLWYAKDIEKAKFRQPYSAKAYGGDSDYRHVRLPDLSVRRLTGDEAEYPDKLPSDWQILQTTALESANPLFAFNFRGRVYNQRWKTNLSGLSRLSRADRLYEATAKLRYLRYVNDFPVIPIINNWDDTGSSGYRDANIYVVQTVAKVVERCLLMATDPGDLVLDPTCGSGTTAYVAEQWGRRWITIDTSRVALALARSRIMGARYPYYLLADSPEGQRKEGEVTRTAPRSTTTRGDIRQGFVYERVPHITLKSIANNAEIDAIWDKWQETLELLRTRLNAELGMAWEEWEIPRELSPAQAANSEAAKLHADWWKARIGRQKEIDASIAAKAEFEYLYDKPYVDNSRVRVAGPFTVESLSPHRVLAVDENDELLDTLEAAEGKRGPRGGGEEADFAQMVLDTLRAAGVQQAHKEDRIAFTALTGWPGDHICAEGRFMEGDRERRAGIFIGPEFGTVARADLVAAAREAGDAGFDVLVACAFNYDAHSAEFEKLGRIPVLKARMNPDLHMAGELKNTGAGNLFVVFGEPDIAIEDAGVADGKPQIRVHIRGVDVFHPQTGEVRSGDADSIALWMIDTDYNEESFFVRHAYFLGANDPYKALKTTLKAEIDQEAWESLYGDTSRPFDKPASGRIAVKVINHLGDEVMKVFGVG; encoded by the coding sequence ATGGCCAAGAAGCCCATTGAGGTTGAAACCCTGCAGCACGGCGCGGCGAAGCGGCGGAACATTCCCACGGCCGAGCTGGAAGGGGTGATGCGCGAGGACGAGCGCAGCCCGATCCGCCTGGCATACGAGCGGCGCAACCGCGACCTCGACCCGCAGCTGGTGTGGCGCGGCAAGGACGAGCAGGACTGGTCTGACCTGATCGTGCAGGCGCCGCCGCTGTACATCCAGGAGAAGGTGCACCCCAAGGTGCTGATCGACGACCTGCTGCGCCAGTCGAAGGCGCGTGCCCGTCAGGAAGCGGACAAGAGCGGCTCTGGCATGCCCGACCTGTTCGCCGACTTCAACGGCCTGCCGGACCGCGAGGCCGCCACCGAGTTCTATCAGCACAACGCCCACTGGACGAACCGCATGATCCTGGGCGACAGCCTGCAGGTGATGGCCTCGCTGGCCGAACGGGAAGGCTTGCGCGGCCAGGTGCAGTGCATCTATCTGGACCCACCCTACGGCATCAAGTTCAACAGCAACTTCCAGTGGTCGACCACCAGCCGCGACGTGAAGGACGGCAGCAAGGACCACATCAGCCGCGAGCCTGAGCAGGTGAAGGCGTTCCGCGACACCTGGCGCGACGGCATCCACTCCTACCTCACCTATCTGCGCGACAGGCTCACGGTGGGACGAGACTTGCTTGCCGAGACTGGCTCGATTTTCGTGCAGATCGGCGACGAGAACGTGCACCGCGTTCGAGCGGTGATGGATGAGGTCTTCGGAAGTGACAACTTCTGCAACCTCATTGGCTTCAAGAAAACAGGGGGGCTGATTAGCGGCTTTCTCCCGTCAACTGGCGACTATCTACTTTGGTACGCCAAAGATATTGAGAAGGCGAAGTTTCGTCAGCCATACTCTGCGAAGGCCTATGGTGGGGACTCTGATTATCGGCATGTTAGGCTGCCTGATCTGTCTGTACGTCGTTTGACCGGTGATGAGGCGGAATATCCGGACAAGCTGCCTTCCGACTGGCAGATCCTCCAAACAACGGCCCTTGAGTCAGCGAACCCGCTGTTTGCGTTTAACTTCCGTGGGCGCGTGTATAATCAGCGGTGGAAGACCAATCTCTCCGGGCTGAGCAGGCTCTCAAGAGCTGATCGACTATATGAAGCTACTGCGAAGCTCAGATATTTGCGGTACGTAAACGACTTCCCGGTCATTCCTATCATTAACAATTGGGATGACACTGGTTCCAGCGGCTACAGGGATGCTAATATTTACGTAGTTCAGACGGTTGCTAAAGTGGTTGAGCGGTGCCTGCTCATGGCGACTGACCCTGGAGACCTTGTACTGGACCCCACCTGCGGCTCCGGCACGACCGCCTATGTTGCTGAGCAATGGGGAAGGCGGTGGATCACCATTGATACCTCCCGCGTAGCGCTGGCCTTGGCCCGGTCACGCATAATGGGCGCGCGCTATCCCTATTACCTCTTGGCTGACAGCCCTGAAGGGCAACGCAAAGAGGGGGAGGTAACACGTACCGCACCACGCAGTACGACGACGCGCGGCGACATTCGTCAGGGGTTTGTCTACGAACGAGTGCCGCACATCACCCTGAAATCCATTGCCAATAATGCCGAGATCGATGCGATCTGGGACAAATGGCAAGAGACACTGGAACTCCTGCGGACCCGGCTCAACGCGGAGCTGGGCATGGCGTGGGAGGAATGGGAAATCCCGCGCGAGCTTTCCCCAGCTCAGGCTGCGAACAGCGAGGCGGCGAAGTTGCATGCAGACTGGTGGAAAGCGCGCATTGGCCGGCAGAAGGAGATTGATGCCTCCATCGCCGCCAAGGCCGAGTTCGAATACCTCTACGACAAGCCCTATGTGGACAATAGCCGTGTGCGCGTCGCCGGGCCGTTCACGGTGGAAAGCCTGTCGCCGCACCGGGTGCTGGCGGTGGACGAAAACGACGAGCTGCTCGATACGCTGGAGGCCGCCGAGGGCAAGCGTGGCCCACGGGGCGGCGGCGAGGAAGCTGACTTCGCCCAGATGGTGCTGGACACGCTGCGCGCCGCCGGCGTGCAGCAGGCACACAAGGAAGACCGCATCGCCTTCACGGCGCTCACTGGCTGGCCGGGCGATCACATCTGCGCCGAGGGCCGGTTCATGGAGGGCGACAGGGAACGCCGCGCCGGCATCTTCATCGGCCCCGAATTCGGCACTGTGGCCCGCGCCGACCTGGTCGCCGCGGCGCGCGAGGCGGGCGACGCCGGCTTCGACGTGCTGGTGGCCTGCGCCTTCAACTACGACGCCCATTCCGCCGAGTTCGAGAAGCTCGGCCGTATCCCGGTGCTGAAGGCGCGCATGAACCCGGACCTGCACATGGCCGGCGAGCTGAAGAACACCGGCGCCGGCAACCTGTTCGTGGTGTTCGGCGAGCCGGACATCGCCATCGAGGACGCGGGCGTCGCCGATGGCAAGCCGCAGATCCGCGTGCACATCCGCGGCGTCGACGTGTTCCACCCGCAGACTGGCGAGGTACGCAGCGGCGACGCCGACAGCATCGCCCTGTGGATGATCGACACCGACTACAACGAGGAAAGCTTCTTCGTGCGCCACGCCTACTTCCTGGGCGCCAACGACCCCTACAAGGCGCTGAAGACGACGCTGAAGGCCGAGATCGACCAGGAAGCGTGGGAGAGCCTGTACGGCGACACGTCGAGGCCGTTCGACAAGCCGGCGTCGGGCCGGATCGCGGTGAAGGTGATCAATCACCTGGGCGACGAGGTGATGAAGGTGTTCGGGGTGGGGTGA
- a CDS encoding DEAD/DEAH box helicase family protein, whose protein sequence is MSDQFFERPILNSPYAYPGQHWALDEDGQPTSEIVNTRRRSDLITPVPKPKKRKSPREQTSLVLDAGDGLSTAEQEYNPTPIINEIRGYVETWRALPNPDQWLVTPETARLLQHWRHHQFEGLRPFFCQVEAAETIIWLTEVAPKMGARGAKFWEHIRGANEQSNPELVRLALKLATGAGKTTVMAMLIAWQTVNAVRHPNSKMFSRGFLIVAPGITIKDRLRVLMPNDPESYYRHRELVPNDMIGDIERAKIVITNYHAFKRREEMAVSRVGRALLGNPETIESEGKMLQRVMPELMGMKNIVVINDEAHHCYREKPQSDGEGDLKGEDKAEAKKNNEAARLWISGIEAIKRKMGLQGVYDLSATPFFLRGSGYAEGTLFPWTVSDFSLMDAIECGIVKLPRVPIADNLPGGDDDMPRLRNLWEHIGKQMPKKGRGKSGVGLDPLKIQPLLHTALEALYGHYEKTFDLWAASGISVPPVFIVVCNNTSTSKVVYDFISGFDRDNDDGSTTLENGRLKLFRNYDEHGNRLARPRTLLIDSEQLESGEALDKDFREMAADEIDRFRREIVERTGDARAGDSITDQDLLREVMNTVGKQGRLGESIRCVVSVSMLTEGWDANTVTHILGVRAFGTQLLCEQVVGRGLRRQSYELNEEGLFDVEYADILGIPFNFAAKPVIAKPAPPRETIRVQAIRPDRDLLEITFPRVEGYRVELPEERLTAKFGPDSVLELTPELVGPSITKNKGIVGADVDLTVEHLESRPSTILFHLAKHLLYNKYRDPGDAPKMHLFGQLKRIAREWLDGGYLKCTGGTYPGQLLYQEIADRAAERIKAAITESLAGERPVKAILDPYNPTGSTHFVNFTTSKETRWQTDPRRCHVNWVVCDGDWEAEFCRVAEAHPRVRAYVKNQNLGLEVPYLAGAVARKYLPDFIVQIDDGHPDPLNLIVEIKGFRGEDAKDKANTMRAYWVPGVNNLGKFGRWAFAEFTSVYEIEAEFAKLLASIPVREMA, encoded by the coding sequence ATGAGCGACCAGTTCTTCGAGCGGCCGATCCTGAATTCGCCCTACGCCTATCCAGGGCAGCACTGGGCGCTGGACGAGGACGGCCAGCCGACCAGCGAGATCGTCAATACGCGCCGCCGGTCGGATCTGATCACGCCGGTGCCCAAGCCGAAGAAGCGCAAGAGCCCGCGGGAACAGACATCCCTGGTGCTCGACGCCGGCGACGGTCTCTCGACCGCCGAACAGGAATACAATCCCACCCCGATCATCAACGAGATTCGCGGTTACGTCGAAACCTGGCGGGCGCTGCCAAACCCGGATCAATGGCTGGTGACGCCCGAGACGGCCCGCCTATTGCAGCACTGGCGGCACCATCAGTTCGAAGGCCTGCGGCCCTTCTTCTGCCAGGTCGAAGCCGCTGAGACGATCATCTGGCTCACCGAGGTCGCGCCGAAGATGGGTGCGCGCGGCGCCAAGTTCTGGGAACACATCCGCGGCGCCAACGAGCAATCGAACCCCGAACTGGTGCGGCTGGCGCTGAAGCTGGCGACGGGCGCCGGCAAGACCACAGTGATGGCCATGCTCATTGCGTGGCAGACGGTCAACGCCGTGCGTCACCCGAACAGCAAGATGTTCTCGCGCGGCTTCCTGATCGTCGCGCCCGGCATCACCATCAAGGATCGTCTGAGGGTGCTGATGCCCAATGATCCGGAAAGCTACTATCGCCACCGCGAGCTGGTGCCGAACGACATGATCGGCGACATCGAGCGCGCCAAGATCGTCATCACCAACTACCACGCCTTCAAGCGCCGTGAGGAGATGGCGGTATCGAGGGTCGGCCGCGCCTTGCTCGGTAACCCTGAGACCATCGAGAGCGAAGGCAAGATGCTCCAGCGGGTCATGCCCGAGCTGATGGGCATGAAGAACATCGTCGTCATCAACGACGAGGCGCACCACTGCTACCGCGAAAAGCCGCAGAGTGACGGCGAGGGCGATCTGAAGGGCGAGGATAAGGCCGAGGCGAAAAAGAATAACGAGGCTGCGCGCCTGTGGATCTCCGGCATCGAGGCCATCAAACGGAAGATGGGCCTGCAAGGTGTTTACGACCTGTCTGCCACACCGTTCTTCCTGCGCGGCTCGGGCTATGCCGAAGGCACGCTGTTCCCATGGACGGTGAGCGACTTCTCGCTGATGGACGCCATCGAATGCGGCATTGTTAAACTGCCGCGTGTACCGATCGCCGATAATCTGCCCGGCGGCGATGACGACATGCCCCGGCTTCGCAACCTATGGGAACACATTGGCAAGCAGATGCCCAAGAAGGGGCGCGGAAAATCTGGCGTTGGTCTGGATCCGCTGAAAATCCAACCGCTACTTCACACCGCTCTCGAAGCGCTCTACGGCCACTACGAGAAGACGTTCGATCTCTGGGCCGCCAGCGGCATCAGCGTGCCGCCCGTGTTCATCGTGGTCTGCAACAACACCTCTACCTCCAAGGTCGTCTACGACTTCATTTCGGGGTTCGACCGCGACAACGACGACGGCTCCACGACGCTGGAAAACGGCAGACTGAAGCTGTTCCGCAATTATGACGAGCACGGAAACCGCCTTGCGCGGCCTCGCACCCTGCTGATCGACAGCGAGCAGCTGGAATCCGGCGAGGCGCTCGACAAGGATTTCCGCGAGATGGCCGCGGATGAGATCGATCGGTTCAGGCGCGAGATCGTCGAGCGCACCGGCGACGCGCGTGCCGGCGACTCCATCACCGACCAGGATCTTTTGCGTGAGGTGATGAACACGGTCGGTAAACAGGGCCGGCTGGGCGAGTCCATTCGCTGCGTCGTCTCCGTCTCCATGCTCACCGAGGGCTGGGACGCGAACACCGTCACGCATATCCTCGGCGTGCGGGCCTTCGGCACCCAGCTCCTGTGTGAACAGGTCGTCGGTCGGGGTCTACGCCGCCAATCGTACGAACTTAATGAAGAGGGCCTGTTCGACGTCGAGTACGCCGACATCCTCGGCATCCCATTCAATTTCGCCGCAAAGCCGGTGATTGCGAAGCCCGCGCCACCGCGCGAGACGATCCGCGTGCAGGCGATCCGGCCGGATCGCGATCTCCTGGAAATCACTTTTCCGCGTGTCGAGGGCTACCGTGTCGAACTGCCCGAAGAGCGGCTGACGGCGAAATTCGGGCCGGATTCGGTACTTGAGTTGACGCCAGAGTTGGTCGGCCCGTCGATCACCAAGAACAAGGGCATCGTCGGCGCTGACGTAGACCTGACCGTCGAGCATCTGGAATCGCGCCCCTCGACCATCCTTTTCCATCTCGCCAAACACCTTCTCTACAACAAGTACCGCGACCCGGGCGACGCGCCCAAGATGCACCTGTTCGGCCAGCTCAAGCGCATCGCGCGCGAATGGCTCGACGGCGGCTATCTGAAGTGCACCGGCGGCACCTACCCGGGCCAGTTGCTCTACCAGGAGATCGCCGACCGGGCGGCCGAGCGCATCAAGGCCGCGATCACCGAAAGCCTGGCTGGCGAGCGGCCGGTGAAGGCGATCCTCGACCCATACAATCCGACGGGCTCCACCCACTTCGTCAACTTCACCACGTCGAAGGAAACCCGCTGGCAAACCGACCCGCGCCGGTGCCATGTCAACTGGGTGGTCTGCGACGGCGACTGGGAGGCCGAGTTCTGCCGCGTCGCCGAGGCCCATCCCCGCGTGCGCGCCTATGTGAAGAACCAGAACCTGGGGTTGGAAGTGCCGTATCTGGCAGGCGCGGTTGCTCGCAAATACCTCCCCGATTTCATCGTGCAGATCGACGACGGCCATCCCGATCCGCTCAACCTGATCGTCGAGATCAAGGGCTTCCGGGGCGAGGACGCCAAGGACAAGGCCAACACCATGCGCGCCTACTGGGTGCCGGGCGTGAACAACCTGGGCAAGTTCGGCCGCTGGGCCTTTGCCGAATTCACCAGCGTCTATGAGATCGAGGCAGAGTTTGCAAAGCTGCTCGCCTCAATCCCCGTGAGGGAAATGGCATGA